The following are from one region of the Actinomyces sp. oral taxon 897 genome:
- a CDS encoding transposase family protein: protein MPTPAPCTTWPHQAPSGLLDGLDPSGWIADKGYVGRGMITPHKKPPNGELSEAAQEANKSVNQIRQVVEQTIAHIKAWRIHPHRLPPPPARIRTDHHRRTLTLRIQNHPLNKLPGEKGSMSAFRRFRVSFPPVSRAFSAGFGEEGGDGRGQPAAPASTGSGRGRRGRPGAGAAHSGGRRRGAR, encoded by the coding sequence ATCCCTACCCCGGCTCCATGCACGACGTGGCCGCACCAGGCGCCTTCCGGACTGCTCGACGGGCTGGACCCCTCCGGATGGATCGCCGACAAGGGATACGTCGGCAGGGGAATGATCACCCCGCACAAGAAGCCCCCCAACGGCGAACTGAGCGAAGCCGCCCAGGAGGCCAACAAGAGCGTCAATCAGATCCGCCAGGTGGTCGAGCAGACCATCGCCCACATCAAGGCCTGGAGAATCCACCCGCACCGACTACCGCCGCCCCCTGCACGCATTCGAACAGACCATCACCGCCGCACTCTCACTCTACGTATTCAAAACCACCCTCTGAATAAGCTTCCCGGTGAGAAAGGCTCAATGAGCGCTTTCCGCCGGTTTCGCGTGTCGTTTCCGCCGGTTTCGCGTGCTTTTTCCGCCGGTTTCGGTGAAGAGGGCGGGGACGGGCGGGGTCAGCCCGCCGCGCCGGCGTCTACCGGTTCCGGCCGAGGGCGGCGAGGTCGACCAGGGGCAGGAGCAGCGCACTCGGGCGGGCGGCGTCGTGGTGCACGGTGA